A window of the Vigna angularis cultivar LongXiaoDou No.4 chromosome 3, ASM1680809v1, whole genome shotgun sequence genome harbors these coding sequences:
- the LOC108324517 gene encoding glycinol 4-dimethylallyltransferase-like isoform X1 — protein MMVCLVSMDSMSLMSSPNVCSLTTGGNLWLSKHSTKNTSYASFIAPKASMNQRKIQKEYNLSRFQQPCIFKSVEGGFIYKENYKKYIPKAIPKESFASVKHFFVTLYWFCYPYTLFGRTLSTISASLLAVDRLSDISPLFFIGILQILLPFTLFDLYVNGVNQLYDLEIDKINKPFLPLPSGAFSFKTGVIVTASSAILGFFTSYLIGSWPLFWGLLFFFLVWSGYSIKGPLLRWKKNPVLAAICIFFTMTLIFPLSFFYHMKTFVLKRAAVFPKPLMFSVAFMSIYSLAISLFKDIPDIEGDKAFGIESFSTRLGQKRVFWICVSILESAFGVAFLAGLSSPFLWVKIVTGVGNAVLGSILWYRAKFVNLNDRASIRSYYMLIWKLLYVSYILLPLIR, from the exons ATGATGGTGTGTTTAGTTTCCATGGATTCGATGTCTCTCATGTCCTCTCCTAATGTCTGTTCACTCACAACTG GTGGAAATCTCTGGCTCAGTAAACATTCCACCAAGAATACTTCCTATGCAA GTTTTATTGCACCTAAAGCTTCAATGAACCAAAGGAAAATTCAAAAAGAATATAACCTTTCAAGGTTCCAACAACCATGTATCTTCAAAAGTGTTGAAGGAGggtttatatataaagaaaactaTAAGAAATATATTCCTAAAGCAATCCCTAAAGAGTCTTTTGCCTCTGTTAAACATTTCTTTGTTACATTATACTGGTTTTGCTATCCCTACACACTGTTTGGTCGA ACATTAAGCACGATTTCTGCATCTCTCCTAGCAGTGGATAGACTATCAGATATATCTCCCTTATTTTTTATTGGTATATTACAG ATTCTGCTACCTTTCACGCTTTTTGATCTGTATGTTAATGGCGTGAATCAATTGTATGACCTTGAAATTGACAAG ATAAACAAGCCATTTCTTCCATTGCCATCTGGGGCATTTTCCTTTAAAACTGGGGTTATTGTTACTGCGTCATCTGCAATCCTG GGATTCTTTACTAGCTATTTGATAGGTTCATGGCCATTATTTTGGGgtcttctatttttctttttggtctGGAGTGGTTATTCAATCAAG GGTCCCCTGTTGAGATGGAAGAAAAATCCAGTGCTTGCAGCAATCTGCATCTTTTTTACTATGACTCTTATATTTCCCCTTTCATTTTTCTATCACATGAAG ACTTTTGTGTTGAAGAGAGCAGCTGTGTTTCCGAAGCCGCTGATGTTTTCTGTTGCATTCATGAGCATATACTCATTAGCTATATCACTTTTCAAG GATATACCCGATATCGAAGGAGATAAAGCATTTGGCATCGAATCTTTCTCAACACGTTTAGGTCAAAAGCGG GTATTCTGGATATGTGTTTCCATTTTGGAATCGGCTTTTGGAGTTGCCTTTCTCGCTGGATTATCATCTCCTTTCCTTTGGGTTAAAATTGTCACG GGTGTTGGAAATGCAGTTCTTGGTTCAATTCTCTGGTACCGGGCCAAATTTGTAAATCTTAATGACAGAGCTTCCATTAGATCCTACTATATGCTGATTTGGAAG CTATTGTACGTATCGTACATACTCCTTCCTTTAATTAGATAA
- the LOC108324517 gene encoding glycinol 4-dimethylallyltransferase-like isoform X2 — translation MSVHSQLVEISGSVNIPPRILPMQTLSTISASLLAVDRLSDISPLFFIGILQILLPFTLFDLYVNGVNQLYDLEIDKINKPFLPLPSGAFSFKTGVIVTASSAILGFFTSYLIGSWPLFWGLLFFFLVWSGYSIKGPLLRWKKNPVLAAICIFFTMTLIFPLSFFYHMKTFVLKRAAVFPKPLMFSVAFMSIYSLAISLFKDIPDIEGDKAFGIESFSTRLGQKRVFWICVSILESAFGVAFLAGLSSPFLWVKIVTGVGNAVLGSILWYRAKFVNLNDRASIRSYYMLIWKLLYVSYILLPLIR, via the exons ATGTCTGTTCACTCACAACTG GTGGAAATCTCTGGCTCAGTAAACATTCCACCAAGAATACTTCCTATGCAA ACATTAAGCACGATTTCTGCATCTCTCCTAGCAGTGGATAGACTATCAGATATATCTCCCTTATTTTTTATTGGTATATTACAG ATTCTGCTACCTTTCACGCTTTTTGATCTGTATGTTAATGGCGTGAATCAATTGTATGACCTTGAAATTGACAAG ATAAACAAGCCATTTCTTCCATTGCCATCTGGGGCATTTTCCTTTAAAACTGGGGTTATTGTTACTGCGTCATCTGCAATCCTG GGATTCTTTACTAGCTATTTGATAGGTTCATGGCCATTATTTTGGGgtcttctatttttctttttggtctGGAGTGGTTATTCAATCAAG GGTCCCCTGTTGAGATGGAAGAAAAATCCAGTGCTTGCAGCAATCTGCATCTTTTTTACTATGACTCTTATATTTCCCCTTTCATTTTTCTATCACATGAAG ACTTTTGTGTTGAAGAGAGCAGCTGTGTTTCCGAAGCCGCTGATGTTTTCTGTTGCATTCATGAGCATATACTCATTAGCTATATCACTTTTCAAG GATATACCCGATATCGAAGGAGATAAAGCATTTGGCATCGAATCTTTCTCAACACGTTTAGGTCAAAAGCGG GTATTCTGGATATGTGTTTCCATTTTGGAATCGGCTTTTGGAGTTGCCTTTCTCGCTGGATTATCATCTCCTTTCCTTTGGGTTAAAATTGTCACG GGTGTTGGAAATGCAGTTCTTGGTTCAATTCTCTGGTACCGGGCCAAATTTGTAAATCTTAATGACAGAGCTTCCATTAGATCCTACTATATGCTGATTTGGAAG CTATTGTACGTATCGTACATACTCCTTCCTTTAATTAGATAA